One part of the Phoenix dactylifera cultivar Barhee BC4 chromosome 4, palm_55x_up_171113_PBpolish2nd_filt_p, whole genome shotgun sequence genome encodes these proteins:
- the LOC103695528 gene encoding proteasome subunit beta type-2-B gives MECVFGLVGDGFALIAADTSAVHSILVHKSNEDKVMILDSHKLLGASGEGGDRVQFTEYIQKNVHLYQFRNGIPLTTAATANFTRGELAIALRKNPYFVSILLAGYDKDIGPSLYYIDYIATLHKIEKGAFGYGSYFSLSMMDRHYRSGMSLEEAIDLVDKCIMEIRSRLVVAPPNFVIKIVDKDGAREYGWRESIKDAGVAAA, from the exons ATGGAGTGCGTGTTCGGGCTCGTCGGCGACGGCTTCGCCTTGATCGCGGCGGACACATCCGCCGTCCACTCGATCCTGGTCCACAAATCCAACGAGGACAAGGTCATGATCCTCGACTCCCACAAGCTCCTCGGCGCCTCCGGCGAGGGCGGCGACCG GGTGCAGTTCACGGAGTACATCCAGAAGAACGTCCACCTCTACCAGTTCCGGAACGGCATCCCACTCACGACCGCCGCCACCGCCAACTTCACCCGTGGCGAGCTCGCCATCGCCCTCCGGAAG AATCCATATTTTGTGAGCATTCTACTGGCTGGTTATGACAAGGATATTGGTCCATCTCTTTACTACATCGACTACATTGCAACTCTGCACAAAATTGAAAAGGGTGCATTTGGTTATGGATCCTACTTTTCCTTATCAATGATGGACCGACACTATCGCAGCGGGATGTCATTAGAAGAAGCAATTGATTTGGTAGACAAGTGCATAATGGAAATCCGATCTAGACTGGTTGTTGCCCCACCAAACTTTGTGATCAAGATTGTTGACAAGGATGGAGCAAGGGAGTATGGGTGGCGTGAATCTATTAAAGATGCTGGAGTTGCTGCAGCTTAA
- the LOC103695529 gene encoding non-specific lipid transfer protein GPI-anchored 19-like translates to MATGRFCVSFAAILMAMLWMGASAQSSSCTSALVNLSPCLNYITGNESTPSSSCCSQLASVVQSEPQCLCTVLNGGASSLGIAINQTQALALPGACNVQTPPVSRCNAIGGPAGSPTSPSVPTVPSGGGSKDVPATGTDFSDGAAVKIPVSSMLSLLFAAAYLSAS, encoded by the exons ATGGCGACAGGTAGGTTCTGCGTCAGCTTTGCAGCCATCCTCATGGCCATGCTATGGATGGGCGCCTCGGCTCAATCGAGCAGCTGCACGTCCGCCCTCGTTAACTTGTCTCCCTGCCTGAACTACATAACCGGCAATGAGTCAACGCCATCAAGCTCCTGCTGCTCGCAGCTTGCCTCCGTAGTCCAGTCGGAACCACAGTGCCTGTGCACGGTCCTCAATGGGGGAGCCTCGTCGCTTGGGATCGCCATCAACCAGACGCAGGCTCTAGCCCTTCCTGGTGCCTGCAACGTTCAAACTCCACCAGTTAGCCGGTGCAATG CTATTGGCGGACCGGCTGGCTCCCCAACTTCACCGTCGGTGCCAACCGTTCCTTCAG GTGGTGGATCCAAGGATGTTCCAGCAACAGGCACTGATTTTTCAGATGGGGCTGCTGTCAAAATACCAGTGTCTAGCATGCTCTCGCTTCTCTTCGCTGCGGCATACCTTTCCGCATCTTAA